One Bacillota bacterium genomic window carries:
- a CDS encoding heptaprenyl diphosphate synthase translates to MNYRDILKEIFSDLAYVETELERYALTSKTVLGESAGHLLRAGGKRLRPAFVLLAGKFSNYILERLGPLAVAIELIHMATLVHDDIIDGAPTRRGLPTVRARWGDPVALYTGDYLFAQALTLVARHGNAQIARILAEVSLKMCEGEIEQIETTGKLDQGVRAYLRRIKRKTALLISSCCLIGAVASDAPPVVGRCLKNYGYYIGMAFQISDDILDFVGNEETFGKPVGSDLRQGIITLPVIYALKDETWGPRLAQLILSENKGEPEWEEILELIRVSGALESAQNLCNQYLAKAKQQLALLPDLPPRQILAAITDFVGNRDF, encoded by the coding sequence ATGAATTACCGGGATATTTTAAAAGAGATTTTCAGCGATCTGGCATATGTGGAAACCGAGTTGGAAAGGTATGCCCTTACCTCAAAGACCGTTTTGGGGGAGTCCGCAGGCCATTTGCTCAGGGCCGGCGGAAAAAGGCTGCGCCCCGCCTTTGTCCTTCTTGCCGGGAAGTTTTCTAATTATATACTCGAACGCCTGGGGCCGCTTGCAGTCGCGATTGAGTTGATTCACATGGCAACCCTCGTGCACGATGACATCATTGACGGTGCTCCCACGCGCCGGGGCCTGCCCACGGTGAGGGCGCGGTGGGGAGATCCCGTTGCTTTGTATACCGGGGATTACCTTTTTGCCCAGGCCCTGACACTTGTTGCCAGGCACGGAAACGCTCAGATTGCCCGGATCCTTGCTGAGGTAAGCCTTAAAATGTGCGAAGGTGAAATTGAGCAGATTGAAACAACCGGAAAACTCGATCAGGGGGTTCGTGCTTACCTGCGGCGAATCAAACGAAAAACGGCTCTTCTCATTTCTTCTTGCTGCCTGATCGGTGCTGTGGCCAGCGACGCCCCGCCTGTTGTTGGGAGATGTTTGAAGAATTACGGCTATTATATAGGAATGGCATTCCAGATTAGCGATGATATTCTTGATTTTGTGGGGAATGAAGAAACTTTTGGGAAGCCTGTCGGGAGCGACCTGCGCCAGGGAATTATCACCCTGCCCGTCATTTATGCTTTAAAGGATGAAACCTGGGGGCCCCGGTTGGCGCAGCTTATTTTAAGCGAAAATAAAGGAGAGCCGGAATGGGAAGAGATCTTGGAGTTGATTAGGGTTTCGGGTGCCCTGGAATCTGCACAGAACCTCTGCAATCAATACCTTGCCAAGGCAAAACAGCAGCTTGCACTGCTCCCAGATCTCCCGCCCCGGCAAATTCTAGCTGCAATCACGGATTTTGTCGGAAACCGGGATTTTTAA
- the hemB gene encoding porphobilinogen synthase, which produces MYYPQLRLRRLRQSPALRELVQETRLTVQDLIYPLFVCPGTGCKDPVLSMPGVFRFSPDLLLQEVAAAREVGILAVLLFGIPEGKDEAGTGAYDEQGVVQEAVRLLKAHFPDLIVITDVCLCGYTSHGHCGVIRDRVVANDETLPLLAQTALSHARAGADVVAPSDMMDGRVKAIREKLDYHGFSHIPILSYAAKFASSFYGPFREAAASAPAFGDRRSYQMNPANRREALQEVLLDLAEGADMVMIKPALAYLDIIREVRERVLCPLVAYNVSGEYSLVKAAAAQGWIDEKSTVLEILTGIKRAGADLIVTYHARDAAHWLREVS; this is translated from the coding sequence TTGTATTATCCTCAGTTGAGATTGCGCCGGCTGCGTCAGAGTCCTGCCTTGCGCGAGCTGGTTCAGGAAACAAGGCTTACCGTGCAGGACCTGATCTACCCCCTTTTTGTCTGCCCCGGGACTGGATGCAAGGATCCTGTTCTTTCTATGCCCGGCGTTTTTCGCTTTTCCCCTGATTTGCTCTTGCAGGAGGTGGCAGCAGCACGGGAGGTTGGAATTCTGGCGGTTCTGCTCTTCGGCATTCCTGAGGGGAAGGATGAGGCAGGGACGGGGGCTTATGACGAACAGGGGGTTGTTCAGGAGGCGGTTCGCTTGCTGAAAGCCCACTTTCCGGATTTAATCGTGATTACCGATGTCTGTCTCTGCGGCTACACCAGCCACGGCCACTGCGGCGTAATCAGGGACCGGGTAGTTGCCAATGACGAAACACTTCCCCTTTTGGCTCAAACCGCCCTTTCCCACGCCCGGGCTGGAGCGGATGTTGTCGCACCTTCAGATATGATGGATGGGCGCGTCAAGGCAATCCGCGAAAAATTAGATTACCACGGCTTTTCCCATATTCCCATCCTTTCCTACGCAGCCAAGTTTGCCTCTTCTTTTTACGGGCCCTTCCGGGAGGCTGCCGCTTCGGCGCCGGCCTTCGGGGACCGGCGCTCTTATCAGATGAATCCGGCAAACCGGAGAGAGGCTTTGCAGGAGGTTTTGCTGGACTTGGCCGAGGGGGCAGACATGGTCATGATAAAACCGGCTCTGGCCTACCTCGATATCATCCGGGAGGTTCGGGAACGAGTGCTTTGTCCACTTGTTGCCTACAATGTAAGCGGGGAGTATTCTCTGGTGAAAGCTGCCGCAGCCCAGGGCTGGATTGACGAAAAAAGCACGGTGCTTGAAATTCTTACCGGAATTAAGCGGGCAGGTGCGGATTTGATTGTTACTTACCATGCCAGAGACGCAGCCCACTGGCTGCGTGAGGTAAGCTAA
- a CDS encoding 4Fe-4S dicluster domain-containing protein, whose product MAYLGLLIDTTKCIGCRGCQVACKQWNQLPAEPTTFKGTYQNHPDLTANNFTIVAYNEYEENGQLKWYFAKRQCMHCLDPACMKVCPRKAISRTETGAVVRDMTRCVGCQYCTYACPFHVPKYNAAIDKVTKCSLCANRVAEGLAPACVKACVTGALQFGKREELLALAKERVNSLLPSCPQANVYGETEVGGTNVLYVLADRPSKYGLPEDPKVSPVTIAWNDYIKPYGPWLIALTAAGSVLSFFTTRLMGAGKAAHEEEKLHG is encoded by the coding sequence GTGGCGTATCTGGGATTACTCATCGATACAACAAAGTGCATCGGCTGCCGGGGGTGCCAGGTGGCCTGCAAGCAGTGGAACCAGCTCCCTGCTGAGCCCACTACCTTTAAGGGAACATACCAGAATCACCCGGACCTGACGGCAAATAACTTTACCATTGTGGCGTATAACGAGTACGAAGAAAACGGGCAGCTAAAGTGGTACTTTGCGAAGCGCCAGTGCATGCACTGCCTGGACCCCGCCTGCATGAAGGTGTGCCCTCGGAAGGCGATTTCGCGAACGGAGACGGGCGCGGTTGTCCGGGATATGACCAGGTGCGTGGGTTGCCAGTACTGTACTTATGCCTGCCCCTTCCATGTGCCTAAGTACAATGCTGCAATTGATAAAGTAACCAAATGCTCCCTGTGTGCAAACAGGGTTGCTGAAGGGCTGGCTCCTGCCTGTGTTAAAGCATGTGTAACCGGTGCACTCCAGTTCGGGAAGAGGGAGGAGCTTTTGGCCCTGGCAAAAGAGCGGGTGAACTCCCTCCTTCCCAGTTGTCCGCAGGCAAATGTCTATGGGGAAACCGAGGTTGGAGGAACAAATGTTTTGTACGTCCTTGCAGATCGCCCCAGCAAATATGGTCTCCCCGAAGATCCCAAGGTTTCGCCTGTTACGATTGCCTGGAACGATTACATTAAACCTTACGGGCCGTGGCTGATTGCCCTCACCGCAGCGGGTTCGGTTCTGAGTTTCTTCACAACCCGCCTGATGGGGGCCGGCAAAGCTGCCCACGAGGAGGAAAAACTCCATGGCTAA
- a CDS encoding formate dehydrogenase, with amino-acid sequence MAKSEERILKCSGGARFVHWSHTICWFILLLTGLVMFSSKWCGWLAPVFGGVNGANLVHRIMAVIFIAIPLIGLLLRPRSFVNWMKEAASWGKDEIEFMMKFPLDFLGFPVKMPPQGRINAGQKINSFLFPLMGLLIALSGIVMWFPGNFPAWLVRLAYPVHDVAWIIGTAQLMFHAYLGSLHPGSGESFWAMFGDGKVRASWAKHHHTKWYQELYGKD; translated from the coding sequence ATGGCTAAGAGCGAAGAGAGAATTCTCAAGTGCAGCGGCGGGGCGCGGTTTGTCCACTGGAGCCATACCATTTGCTGGTTTATCTTGCTCTTAACGGGTCTGGTGATGTTCTCTTCTAAGTGGTGTGGTTGGCTTGCGCCGGTTTTTGGAGGAGTAAACGGGGCAAATCTGGTACACAGAATCATGGCAGTCATCTTTATCGCAATTCCCTTAATTGGGCTTCTGCTGAGGCCGCGCAGCTTCGTAAACTGGATGAAGGAAGCAGCCAGTTGGGGCAAAGACGAAATTGAGTTCATGATGAAGTTTCCCCTTGATTTTCTGGGTTTTCCTGTCAAGATGCCGCCCCAGGGCAGGATCAATGCCGGTCAGAAAATAAATTCTTTCCTTTTTCCGCTGATGGGCTTACTCATCGCCTTAAGTGGAATCGTCATGTGGTTTCCTGGCAATTTTCCTGCCTGGCTGGTTCGCCTTGCCTATCCTGTTCATGACGTTGCCTGGATCATTGGGACCGCCCAGCTTATGTTTCACGCTTATCTGGGTTCCCTTCACCCTGGTTCTGGTGAGTCTTTCTGGGCGATGTTCGGCGATGGAAAGGTGAGAGCCAGCTGGGCTAAGCACCACCATACAAAGTGGTACCAGGAGCTTTATGGAAAGGATTGA
- a CDS encoding bifunctional precorrin-2 dehydrogenase/sirohydrochlorin ferrochelatase, with product MEQANLYPVCLKLEGQKCLVVGGGKVAQRKVAGLKRCGAAIFLVSPRLTPVLARAAARGDFQYFRRGFEERDLEGMRLVIAATDNRALNAQIARMCEERGILVNVADNPALSTFFVPAYFHRGPLCISISTGGKNPLLARRLREFLQTEIGPEFGELALLLGALREQIRVKIPDQFQRQKVWEKILTRDIINQLKGGNIELLKEQVEACLSLLLE from the coding sequence ATGGAGCAGGCAAATCTCTATCCCGTTTGCTTGAAGCTGGAGGGGCAGAAGTGCCTGGTTGTCGGCGGTGGAAAGGTTGCCCAGCGGAAGGTAGCGGGGCTAAAAAGATGCGGAGCGGCGATCTTTTTGGTCAGCCCCAGATTAACTCCGGTTCTGGCCCGGGCGGCCGCGCGGGGGGATTTTCAGTACTTCCGCAGGGGGTTTGAAGAGCGTGATCTTGAGGGGATGCGGCTGGTGATCGCTGCTACCGATAACCGGGCATTAAATGCGCAAATTGCAAGAATGTGTGAGGAACGGGGAATTCTGGTCAACGTTGCAGATAATCCGGCCTTAAGCACCTTTTTCGTTCCTGCATATTTTCACCGGGGCCCCCTCTGCATCAGCATTTCTACAGGGGGAAAGAATCCTCTGCTCGCACGCCGCCTCCGGGAATTTTTGCAGACCGAAATAGGCCCCGAATTCGGAGAACTCGCCCTTTTACTGGGAGCTTTGAGAGAGCAGATTCGGGTCAAGATTCCCGATCAATTCCAGCGTCAAAAGGTTTGGGAAAAAATTTTAACCCGGGATATAATTAACCAGCTAAAAGGAGGAAATATAGAACTCCTGAAGGAGCAGGTGGAGGCATGTTTATCGCTGCTGTTGGAATAA
- the tatC gene encoding twin-arginine translocase subunit TatC has protein sequence MTEKELHEAEQEAMPLLKHLEELRKVIIVSLVAVGIASIASFFFVDQILAVLTKPVRDLGHDIVFTAMTEGIFTKFKVALLAGVIAASPVILWQFWRFLVPALYPHEKRYILRLVPISILLFAGGVVFAYFAVFPVAVFFLIKLAGEFEPMLTISKYFSFTLTFLIPFGLIFELPLIVYFLAQIGVITPEWLVRNRKYSIVFTFILAAILTPGPDPLSQSIMAAPMLVLYEVGILVAKVVARKRHARFSELAEEEGTI, from the coding sequence ATGACGGAAAAAGAACTTCATGAGGCAGAACAGGAAGCGATGCCTTTGCTGAAACACCTTGAAGAACTCCGGAAGGTCATTATTGTTTCCCTTGTTGCAGTTGGCATTGCCAGCATCGCCTCCTTCTTTTTTGTGGACCAGATTCTGGCGGTTCTTACAAAGCCCGTCCGGGATCTGGGCCATGATATTGTATTTACCGCAATGACGGAGGGCATCTTCACTAAATTCAAGGTTGCCCTGCTGGCGGGGGTGATTGCCGCCTCTCCTGTTATACTCTGGCAGTTCTGGCGCTTTTTAGTTCCTGCTCTTTACCCTCATGAAAAAAGGTACATCCTCAGACTTGTTCCCATTTCCATTTTGCTTTTTGCAGGGGGGGTTGTTTTTGCTTATTTTGCAGTTTTCCCGGTGGCGGTTTTCTTTTTAATCAAGCTTGCCGGGGAATTCGAGCCGATGCTGACAATAAGCAAGTATTTTTCCTTCACCCTGACCTTTTTAATTCCTTTCGGGCTAATTTTTGAGCTGCCTTTAATTGTCTATTTTCTCGCCCAAATCGGGGTGATTACCCCCGAATGGCTGGTGCGAAATCGGAAATATTCAATTGTTTTCACGTTCATCCTTGCGGCGATCCTGACCCCGGGCCCGGATCCTCTCTCCCAGTCAATTATGGCGGCACCGATGCTTGTTCTTTACGAAGTGGGGATTCTTGTGGCTAAAGTAGTAGCCAGAAAGAGGCATGCCCGGTTTAGCGAACTCGCAGAGGAGGAAGGTACTATTTGA
- the fdnG gene encoding formate dehydrogenase-N subunit alpha, with protein sequence MRLTRREFLKISGAAVATLPALGFDLAPAWAQVGEFRIKNVQPVPTICPYCGCGCGLVVYAAEGKVINTEGDPDHPINQGSTCSKGAALYQIYDNTRRMRKPLYRAPGSDHWEEKDWDWVLEKIAQKVKETRDSSFISKEKVKTKDPETGAEKEVEVTVNRTEAIASLGGAALDNEECYLISKLMRSLGVVFLEHQARIUHSPTVAGLAPTFGRGVMTNHWNDLQNTDCALIIGSNAAENHPMSFKWLTAAREKRGAKIIHVDPRFTRTSAMADIYAPLRSGTDIAFIGGLINYVIQNKLYHHDYVVNYTNAAFIIDDGFDFKDGIFSGYDPEKRKYDQKTWTYKTDAEGKPLKDPTLQHPRCVFQLLKKHYERYDVDTVCKITGTPRDLYLKVAEAFGATGAPDKSGVIMYAMGTTQHTVGSQNVRSYAILQLLLGNIGVPGGGIAAMRGESNVQGSTDMGLLSHYLTAYNPAPTNDPAYATLEGYVKKETPKAGFWSNRPKFLISMLKSWFGDAATRENEFAYQYLPKRDANRNYTHIGLFEAMYDGVIKGLFVFGSNPVVGGPNANKEAKALENLDWMVAVDLWETETSAFWSREAGVDPAKIKTEVFFLPACSSFEKQGTVTNSGRWVQFRWKAVDPVGESRSDLEIVYELGKRIKSLYAGSTKPEDKPIIDLTWNYSEEEEKLLDEVQREINGYDLTTGKLMEKFGDLKDDGTTSSGVWVLCGMYTEEGNKTQKRDNRDTTGIGQYPNWAFAWPINRRIVYNRCSADLEGRPWSEIKKLIWWDPTKGDPAKGEKGKWVGFDVPDFKPTLAPSDPGGKEPFIMKDDGVGGLFAKMADGPFPEHYEPWESPVPNLLSSVQLNPAVKIWNTPMNEQGTPDKYPIIGTTYRVSEHWQAGAMTRNLPWLAELMPNVFVEMSEELAEEKGIKNGDVVTVESARGKVTAIACVTRRFKPFNINGKKIHQIGILWHYGYKGVATGDPANRLTPHIGDANTTIPEYKAWLCNVYKGVS encoded by the coding sequence GTGAGACTGACAAGGCGCGAATTCCTCAAGATCTCTGGCGCCGCGGTTGCCACCTTGCCGGCCCTCGGTTTCGACCTCGCGCCTGCATGGGCTCAGGTTGGAGAGTTCCGGATCAAGAACGTTCAACCGGTTCCTACAATTTGCCCTTATTGCGGGTGCGGTTGTGGTTTAGTAGTATATGCTGCAGAGGGAAAGGTCATCAATACCGAGGGTGATCCTGATCACCCCATTAATCAGGGGTCCACATGCAGCAAGGGGGCCGCGCTTTACCAGATTTATGACAACACGCGGCGGATGCGGAAGCCTCTTTACCGTGCGCCGGGAAGCGACCATTGGGAGGAAAAGGACTGGGACTGGGTTTTAGAAAAAATTGCACAAAAAGTCAAGGAAACTCGTGATTCCAGCTTTATCTCAAAGGAGAAAGTAAAAACAAAGGATCCCGAAACCGGGGCGGAAAAAGAGGTAGAAGTTACTGTTAACAGGACGGAAGCCATAGCCAGCCTGGGCGGGGCGGCTCTGGATAACGAGGAGTGCTACCTTATATCAAAGTTAATGCGGAGTCTCGGGGTGGTGTTCCTCGAGCATCAAGCACGGATATGACACTCTCCGACGGTTGCCGGTCTGGCACCAACTTTTGGCAGAGGTGTAATGACAAACCACTGGAACGACTTGCAGAATACCGACTGTGCGTTGATCATCGGGAGCAACGCTGCGGAAAACCACCCGATGTCTTTTAAGTGGCTGACAGCAGCCAGAGAGAAGCGGGGGGCCAAGATTATCCACGTAGATCCACGTTTTACCCGGACTTCGGCAATGGCGGATATCTATGCACCACTCCGTTCGGGTACAGATATTGCTTTTATCGGGGGCTTGATTAATTACGTTATTCAAAACAAGCTCTACCACCACGACTACGTAGTAAATTATACCAATGCTGCTTTTATCATCGATGACGGGTTTGATTTCAAAGACGGGATCTTCAGCGGATATGACCCTGAGAAGAGGAAATACGATCAGAAAACCTGGACATATAAAACCGATGCCGAGGGAAAACCGCTCAAAGACCCGACACTACAGCACCCGCGCTGCGTCTTCCAGCTTCTCAAAAAACATTATGAACGGTACGATGTAGATACTGTCTGCAAGATCACAGGAACTCCGAGAGATCTTTATTTAAAGGTAGCGGAAGCTTTCGGGGCAACAGGGGCGCCGGATAAGTCCGGAGTAATCATGTATGCGATGGGGACAACCCAGCATACAGTAGGCTCCCAGAACGTCCGGAGCTATGCAATTCTCCAGTTGCTGCTCGGCAATATCGGGGTGCCGGGAGGAGGCATCGCGGCGATGCGGGGCGAATCCAACGTCCAGGGCTCCACGGATATGGGGCTCCTCAGCCATTACCTTACAGCTTACAACCCGGCGCCTACGAACGATCCGGCATACGCAACCCTCGAAGGCTACGTCAAGAAGGAGACCCCGAAGGCAGGCTTCTGGAGCAACAGGCCCAAGTTCCTCATCAGTATGCTGAAGTCGTGGTTCGGAGATGCTGCTACCAGGGAAAACGAATTCGCTTACCAGTACCTTCCCAAGCGCGATGCCAACCGGAACTACACCCATATCGGCTTATTTGAGGCGATGTACGACGGCGTTATTAAAGGGCTCTTTGTTTTTGGTTCAAATCCTGTTGTCGGAGGCCCCAACGCCAATAAAGAGGCCAAGGCTCTGGAAAATTTAGACTGGATGGTGGCCGTTGACCTCTGGGAAACGGAAACATCTGCCTTCTGGTCTCGAGAGGCCGGTGTTGATCCCGCAAAAATCAAGACAGAGGTTTTCTTCCTCCCTGCCTGTTCGTCTTTTGAAAAGCAGGGAACGGTTACAAACAGCGGGCGCTGGGTGCAGTTCCGCTGGAAGGCCGTCGACCCCGTTGGCGAATCGCGCAGCGACCTCGAAATTGTTTACGAACTGGGCAAAAGAATTAAGAGTTTGTATGCAGGGAGCACGAAACCGGAAGATAAGCCAATCATCGATCTCACCTGGAACTACAGCGAGGAGGAAGAGAAGCTTTTAGATGAAGTCCAGCGGGAGATCAACGGCTATGACCTGACTACCGGGAAGCTTATGGAGAAATTCGGAGATCTTAAAGATGACGGGACTACCTCCAGCGGCGTCTGGGTCCTCTGCGGCATGTACACGGAGGAGGGGAACAAAACCCAGAAGCGGGACAACAGAGATACTACCGGCATTGGTCAGTATCCCAATTGGGCCTTTGCCTGGCCGATTAACAGGCGGATCGTTTATAACAGGTGTTCTGCAGATCTGGAGGGCAGACCCTGGTCTGAGATTAAGAAGCTGATTTGGTGGGATCCCACCAAAGGCGATCCGGCCAAGGGCGAGAAAGGAAAATGGGTAGGCTTCGATGTGCCTGATTTCAAGCCGACGCTGGCACCTTCGGATCCGGGCGGAAAAGAACCCTTCATCATGAAGGACGACGGTGTGGGCGGCCTCTTTGCGAAAATGGCCGATGGACCCTTCCCCGAGCACTACGAACCCTGGGAGAGCCCGGTGCCAAATCTCCTCTCTTCAGTTCAGCTGAACCCGGCTGTGAAGATCTGGAATACGCCTATGAACGAGCAGGGTACCCCTGATAAATATCCGATTATCGGGACAACATATCGGGTTTCTGAGCACTGGCAGGCCGGGGCGATGACGCGCAACTTGCCGTGGCTCGCAGAGCTAATGCCGAATGTGTTTGTGGAGATGAGCGAAGAGCTGGCCGAAGAAAAAGGAATTAAAAATGGAGATGTGGTTACAGTAGAATCGGCGCGCGGGAAGGTAACTGCTATCGCCTGTGTCACCAGGCGGTTCAAGCCCTTCAATATAAACGGGAAGAAGATCCACCAAATCGGAATTCTCTGGCATTATGGGTACAAGGGCGTGGCTACTGGCGATCCGGCAAACAGGCTGACTCCCCATATCGGTGATGCCAACACGACAATTCCGGAATATAAGGCTTGGCTCTGCAATGTCTACAAGGGGGTGAGCTAA
- a CDS encoding formate dehydrogenase accessory protein FdhE, which produces MTELNNIIEGAFNLFAELLALQESYLPKISHFQPSLSQEEVERRLGQGENLLSFYLPLVDLCLCSELQQEICRLVSKHRPEKNFELEKIGAYLAAHPRVYEDFLKQNRSFSPPADLREETELLDFIVYQTMRPFLQKFALQARSLIQDEQWMRDYCPVCGEKPLLSYLRREDGKRVLVCPLCATEWCYRYLVCTWCGNEEHRSFRYFEVAEITGYEVYVCEKCRGYLKTYNEKKGTGHDDWVLEDVRTLLLDMIAFREGFTRPGGKILQ; this is translated from the coding sequence TTGACAGAGCTCAACAATATCATCGAGGGCGCCTTTAACCTGTTTGCCGAACTGCTTGCGCTTCAGGAAAGTTACCTGCCGAAAATTTCCCACTTTCAACCCTCTCTTTCTCAAGAAGAGGTTGAACGGCGCCTGGGCCAGGGTGAAAATCTCTTGAGTTTCTATTTACCCCTTGTTGATCTTTGTTTGTGTTCCGAGCTGCAGCAGGAAATTTGCCGTTTAGTCTCGAAACACCGACCTGAAAAAAATTTTGAGCTTGAAAAAATCGGTGCATATCTGGCTGCCCATCCCCGGGTTTACGAAGATTTTCTCAAGCAAAACAGGAGTTTTTCTCCCCCTGCTGATTTGCGGGAGGAAACCGAACTTCTAGACTTCATTGTTTACCAGACCATGCGCCCCTTTCTGCAAAAGTTTGCTCTTCAGGCTCGTTCTTTGATTCAGGACGAGCAATGGATGCGAGATTACTGCCCTGTTTGCGGCGAAAAACCCCTCCTTTCTTACCTCCGGAGGGAGGATGGGAAGAGAGTGCTGGTATGCCCTCTCTGCGCTACGGAGTGGTGCTACCGCTACCTTGTCTGTACCTGGTGCGGCAACGAGGAGCACAGGAGTTTCAGGTATTTTGAAGTGGCCGAAATCACGGGGTACGAAGTCTACGTTTGCGAAAAATGCCGGGGTTACCTGAAAACTTATAATGAGAAAAAGGGAACAGGGCATGATGACTGGGTGCTGGAGGATGTCAGGACCTTATTGCTGGATATGATCGCCTTTCGAGAAGGATTTACGCGTCCCGGAGGCAAAATACTTCAATAA
- a CDS encoding UbiX family flavin prenyltransferase, with protein MDTWVFAITGATGAIYAEKLLKALKVHKTRICLVITEPGMRVVKDELGWTLGGTPEEIERKLRGYLGYAPRDDSLSYFDWRDVGCCLATGSFPTKGMLVVPCSMATLAGIAGGMSRNLVERAADVTLKERRPLVLVPRETPLNPIQIRNMLTLAEIGVHIVPPMPAFYFGPRSIEDLVEFFTARLLNLIGYEHRFP; from the coding sequence ATGGATACTTGGGTTTTTGCAATTACTGGTGCTACGGGAGCAATTTACGCAGAAAAACTCTTAAAAGCTTTAAAAGTGCACAAGACAAGAATTTGTTTAGTCATCACAGAGCCGGGAATGCGTGTGGTCAAAGACGAATTGGGCTGGACGTTGGGCGGAACACCAGAGGAAATCGAACGGAAGCTCAGGGGTTATTTGGGATACGCCCCCAGGGATGATTCTCTTTCCTACTTTGACTGGCGGGATGTTGGTTGCTGTCTTGCAACCGGATCTTTTCCAACAAAAGGAATGCTCGTAGTTCCCTGCAGCATGGCTACCCTTGCGGGGATTGCAGGAGGCATGTCCCGGAACCTCGTAGAGCGGGCTGCAGATGTGACGCTGAAAGAAAGGCGCCCGCTGGTGCTTGTGCCGCGCGAAACGCCGCTCAACCCCATCCAGATCAGGAACATGCTTACCCTCGCGGAAATCGGTGTTCATATCGTCCCTCCGATGCCCGCCTTTTATTTCGGCCCCCGGAGTATCGAGGACCTGGTAGAATTTTTTACAGCGCGCCTTCTCAATTTAATAGGGTACGAGCACCGTTTTCCTTAA
- a CDS encoding glutamyl-tRNA reductase codes for MFIAAVGINHRTAPVEVREKLAFGKTGLIPVLLEVKELPPVHGCVVLSTCNRTEIYAAVTQIKEGLKALGDYLQNKAQLTDREASRFFQSWTCYEAINHLFRVAAGLDSMILGETEILGQVREAYELACRLKVGNNVVNTLFQEAIRIGKRVRTVTGIDQHPVSVSYAAVELVKQTFGDLRGCTVLIIGAGEMGELTLKHLVAQGVSTILVSNRSFERAEALARVYGGEAIRYDLLFSQLERADIIIGCTAAPHFVITAGQVRQAVAARRGRPLFFLDIAVPRDIDPSVGKIPGVVLYDIDDLEHVVLEHMDERKKAAAAAEEMIKEAVGEFLRWLSSLSVVPTIKALRAKGEAIKEAELKRYLNRLGKLDARSEKLIRALAHSLMNKFLHTPIVRLKEYAGTHEGHLYSQVLENLFDLEVECDESGTFSPEVQSCEV; via the coding sequence ATGTTTATCGCTGCTGTTGGAATAAATCACCGAACGGCTCCCGTAGAGGTGAGGGAAAAACTTGCTTTTGGGAAAACAGGTCTCATTCCGGTCCTCCTGGAAGTCAAAGAATTGCCGCCCGTGCACGGCTGTGTTGTTCTTTCAACCTGCAACCGCACGGAAATTTATGCTGCCGTAACCCAAATTAAAGAAGGACTTAAAGCTCTGGGAGATTACCTCCAAAACAAGGCGCAGCTCACTGACAGGGAGGCCTCCCGGTTTTTCCAGAGCTGGACCTGTTACGAAGCCATCAATCATTTGTTCCGTGTTGCTGCAGGTCTTGATTCCATGATCCTCGGTGAGACGGAGATCCTTGGGCAGGTTCGTGAAGCTTACGAACTGGCCTGCAGGCTGAAGGTTGGAAACAATGTTGTCAACACTCTTTTTCAGGAAGCAATCAGGATTGGAAAGCGCGTCCGGACCGTCACCGGGATCGATCAGCACCCGGTTTCGGTTAGCTATGCCGCCGTGGAACTCGTCAAACAAACATTTGGTGATCTGCGGGGGTGTACCGTTCTCATCATTGGAGCAGGGGAGATGGGTGAACTTACTTTAAAACACCTGGTGGCCCAGGGTGTCAGTACTATCCTGGTCTCAAACCGTTCATTTGAACGGGCAGAAGCCCTGGCCCGGGTCTACGGCGGGGAGGCGATCCGGTACGACCTTCTTTTCTCTCAACTGGAGCGCGCGGATATCATCATCGGCTGCACGGCCGCGCCTCACTTTGTCATCACCGCCGGGCAGGTTCGCCAGGCTGTGGCCGCAAGGAGAGGGCGCCCCCTTTTTTTCCTTGATATTGCCGTTCCCCGGGATATCGATCCCTCTGTCGGAAAAATTCCCGGAGTGGTGCTCTACGATATTGATGACCTGGAGCACGTTGTGCTTGAACATATGGATGAGCGCAAGAAAGCTGCGGCGGCGGCCGAGGAAATGATCAAAGAGGCCGTCGGGGAGTTTCTGAGGTGGCTCAGTTCGCTGTCGGTTGTTCCGACCATCAAAGCCCTCCGGGCAAAGGGGGAAGCCATTAAAGAGGCGGAATTGAAGCGGTATTTGAATCGTTTGGGAAAATTGGACGCGCGCTCCGAAAAATTAATCCGCGCCCTGGCCCACTCTTTAATGAACAAATTCTTGCATACACCGATCGTGCGTTTAAAAGAATATGCCGGCACCCACGAGGGCCATCTGTACAGCCAGGTGCTGGAAAACTTATTTGACCTGGAAGTGGAGTGCGATGAAAGCGGGACATTTTCTCCGGAAGTTCAAAGCTGCGAAGTGTGA